One window from the genome of Cupriavidus metallidurans CH34 encodes:
- a CDS encoding RES family NAD+ phosphorylase, which translates to MPVLTAEALGCPVPPQDLAARVMPVKELDPGVTKLWRIHRGVYGPIHYNRRSTGGQPYRFDAPDDTFGVLYASPSFAACMAEAVVRDRFQGESLPLLLDEAELTLRCVSRLGTATNRPLRLADLTQPHFHLGMDNRILSTADYRGPNLWSAAIHAAYPDIDGLYFTSRFANEASVAIFDRVRIVAQGEPIPLAQFPLLPAFLEAYDIGIAPAQDPWNS; encoded by the coding sequence ATGCCGGTGCTGACAGCGGAGGCGCTGGGTTGCCCGGTGCCTCCGCAGGATTTGGCTGCCCGCGTCATGCCGGTGAAGGAACTCGACCCGGGGGTAACTAAGTTGTGGCGGATCCATCGCGGCGTCTACGGGCCGATCCACTACAACCGCCGCTCCACGGGAGGGCAACCCTACCGCTTTGACGCACCCGACGATACGTTTGGCGTCCTGTATGCGTCCCCGAGTTTTGCGGCATGTATGGCCGAAGCGGTGGTCCGGGACCGATTTCAGGGCGAGTCGTTACCTTTGCTGCTCGACGAAGCGGAGCTGACGCTGCGCTGCGTAAGCCGACTGGGCACCGCAACGAATCGCCCGCTGCGCCTGGCCGACCTCACGCAGCCCCACTTTCACCTTGGAATGGACAACCGCATTCTGTCGACGGCAGACTACCGCGGTCCGAACCTGTGGAGCGCCGCCATCCACGCGGCTTACCCGGACATTGACGGGCTGTATTTCACGTCCCGCTTTGCCAATGAAGCTAGCGTGGCGATTTTCGATCGGGTCCGCATCGTGGCGCAAGGAGAGCCAATTCCGCTAGCGCAGTTCCCCTTGCTGCCGGCTTTTCTGGAAGCCTACGATATCGGCATCGCGCCCGCCCAAGACCCTTGGAACTCGTGA
- a CDS encoding tyrosine-type recombinase/integrase has translation MGGLFEWLVGVEALRVNPFQAVPRARSARGPGSQRRFLEAEQLAAVFDAVEARPAPTLWAQLHKARDRLLLALLFHTGLRASEVTALTWPDFERQRGRHGDFWTVRIREAKGGSDQLVPCDNVMAELARFRQLVGLSPEPRATDTMAVVPAMAGGRQRLAPLTDTLALQRRLSRPVRTRQGLYTIVRQVFEAAAVRLEASGYAEGAANLRAASTHWLRHSHATHLLRAGVPVTDVQRTLRHRDINTTRRYTHEALEDVARSIGGKLPAV, from the coding sequence GTGGGGGGCCTGTTCGAGTGGCTGGTCGGGGTGGAGGCGCTGCGCGTGAATCCGTTCCAGGCGGTGCCGCGCGCTCGGTCGGCGCGCGGGCCAGGCTCGCAGCGCCGCTTCCTAGAGGCCGAGCAGCTAGCGGCCGTGTTCGACGCCGTCGAGGCGCGACCGGCGCCCACGCTATGGGCGCAACTGCACAAGGCACGTGACCGCCTGCTGCTCGCCCTGCTGTTCCACACCGGGTTGCGCGCCTCCGAGGTGACGGCGCTTACGTGGCCGGACTTCGAGCGTCAGCGCGGCAGGCATGGGGATTTCTGGACGGTGCGCATCCGCGAGGCCAAGGGCGGCAGTGACCAGCTCGTGCCCTGTGATAACGTCATGGCGGAACTGGCCCGCTTTCGCCAGCTGGTGGGGCTCTCGCCCGAGCCGCGTGCCACCGACACGATGGCCGTCGTCCCAGCCATGGCCGGAGGCCGGCAGCGCCTGGCCCCGCTCACCGACACGCTCGCGCTTCAGCGCCGGCTTAGCCGTCCGGTACGCACGCGCCAAGGCCTCTACACGATCGTGCGGCAGGTGTTCGAGGCCGCAGCTGTTCGGCTAGAAGCATCTGGATACGCCGAAGGCGCGGCAAACCTGCGGGCAGCGTCCACGCACTGGCTGCGCCACTCACACGCCACGCACCTGCTGCGGGCCGGCGTGCCGGTAACCGACGTGCAACGCACGCTGCGTCACCGCGATATCAACACGACGCGACGCTACACCCATGAGGCGCTGGAGGATGTCGCGCGCAGCATCGGCGGCAAATTACCGGCGGTGTAG
- a CDS encoding TIGR02391 family protein, protein MTGNITFTASQLEAIARALGDTGEGLTGSEIAYLLAKAHITDSDPLMTKWKRLFNAFAHCQNQLGHRRNVLAFIRFAMKPERFAHEAHRFEPLRANLNRALAFAALQVEPTGALAESDGVSTLVEAKRRAETLRTDLAARGLHEDVLSYCRAELVADNYFHAVLEATKSIAAKIRDKTGLVDDGALLVDRGLAGNPPMLAINELADESQWSEQRGFATLVKGVFGMFRNPTAHTPKILWNMTQRDAEDLLTLVSLIHRRLDDATMPPRI, encoded by the coding sequence ATGACTGGCAACATCACATTCACAGCTAGCCAACTGGAAGCGATCGCGCGCGCCTTGGGCGACACTGGAGAGGGTCTTACGGGCTCCGAGATTGCGTATCTATTGGCCAAGGCCCACATCACGGACAGCGATCCGTTGATGACGAAGTGGAAGCGCTTGTTCAATGCGTTCGCGCATTGTCAAAACCAGCTCGGCCATCGGCGCAACGTACTTGCTTTCATACGGTTCGCTATGAAACCTGAGCGCTTTGCACATGAAGCTCATCGGTTTGAACCTTTGCGGGCGAATCTAAATCGCGCCTTGGCATTTGCCGCTCTCCAGGTGGAGCCCACGGGTGCGCTCGCCGAGAGCGACGGTGTCTCTACACTAGTCGAAGCAAAACGCAGGGCGGAAACGCTTAGAACAGATCTTGCTGCGCGCGGCCTTCACGAGGACGTCCTGTCCTATTGTCGAGCAGAGCTCGTCGCGGACAACTATTTTCACGCCGTGTTGGAGGCAACGAAGAGTATCGCGGCCAAAATTCGCGATAAAACGGGACTGGTGGACGACGGTGCGTTACTTGTCGACCGTGGGCTCGCGGGGAATCCTCCGATGCTAGCCATCAATGAGTTGGCCGACGAAAGCCAATGGAGCGAGCAGCGCGGCTTCGCGACCCTGGTAAAGGGTGTATTTGGGATGTTCCGCAACCCAACCGCGCACACACCCAAGATCCTCTGGAACATGACGCAACGAGACGCTGAGGACCTGCTGACTCTGGTATCGCTAATTCATCGTCGCCTAGATGATGCAACCATGCCGCCAAGGATCTGA
- a CDS encoding Shedu immune nuclease family protein, with product MEQGRLEVTATFNNNEVLNPSFELSHGVDQGVQYRDLYLQTYQRGANDPNVWVAQPREQWHCLARVYPDRLLTYPVFTNPHAQRYLSPKHGPLTSVIFHRKVDEPLPETADAAVTEIDLSLPWKCFSESTYGLGLVPELDEVWRSLSGIPAITAIGVTRSGTSTVTESIAWITVSDLHRFRRNFQRFKRLAREHVHVARRWDVRNNLLATLDPDRFPHMAPAAAAAPLVEYVRTRGRRADVSERAQRQAAVRAVRQELATIATEAPAEVLQLHAEIERVTLARMIDRYATMLEQSLPEPRWQQFFENNLFVLSLVFSRPVRLLHTQFHAQASRLDGTGAQIGDFLFAEQGQALAIVEIKKPSSSLVQATPYRNREVFGPHAELSGAITQVLYQRSAIQSNWLLHRAEAALRDSQPDAIKCIVLAGTMPSDETQRRSFELFRNACKDVEVVTFDELLGKLRLLLQHLTPSSGTTEDTVPF from the coding sequence ATGGAGCAAGGTAGGCTGGAAGTTACTGCAACGTTCAACAACAATGAGGTCTTGAATCCATCCTTTGAGTTGTCGCACGGGGTCGATCAAGGCGTGCAGTATCGGGATCTGTATCTGCAGACCTATCAGCGAGGAGCCAATGATCCGAACGTATGGGTGGCCCAACCGAGGGAGCAGTGGCACTGCCTCGCACGGGTGTATCCAGACCGGCTTCTTACTTATCCGGTTTTTACCAACCCCCACGCCCAGCGATATCTGAGCCCGAAGCATGGCCCGCTCACTTCCGTCATCTTTCACCGCAAAGTAGACGAGCCATTGCCTGAAACGGCCGACGCGGCAGTTACGGAAATCGATCTGTCTCTTCCATGGAAATGCTTCTCCGAAAGTACCTATGGCCTTGGCCTCGTTCCGGAGCTTGACGAGGTGTGGCGCAGCCTATCTGGGATTCCAGCGATTACCGCCATCGGCGTCACCAGGTCCGGAACTTCGACGGTTACGGAAAGCATCGCGTGGATCACGGTGAGTGATCTCCATCGTTTCCGGCGCAACTTCCAGCGTTTCAAGCGGCTAGCCCGCGAGCACGTGCATGTTGCTAGGCGCTGGGATGTCAGAAATAATCTACTCGCAACGCTCGATCCCGACCGATTCCCTCACATGGCTCCTGCGGCTGCGGCTGCACCGCTTGTCGAGTACGTGCGTACTCGAGGGAGGCGCGCCGATGTCAGTGAACGCGCGCAGAGGCAAGCCGCGGTACGAGCTGTTCGGCAGGAACTTGCAACCATTGCGACGGAAGCACCGGCAGAGGTCCTGCAGTTGCACGCCGAAATCGAGCGGGTCACCCTTGCAAGGATGATCGACCGGTACGCAACCATGCTGGAGCAGTCCCTGCCAGAACCACGATGGCAACAGTTCTTCGAGAACAACCTTTTTGTTCTGTCGCTCGTGTTTTCGCGGCCCGTTCGGCTGTTGCACACGCAATTTCACGCGCAAGCATCTCGGTTGGACGGTACCGGGGCCCAAATAGGTGACTTCCTTTTCGCGGAGCAGGGGCAAGCCTTGGCGATCGTCGAGATCAAGAAACCATCGTCGTCACTTGTGCAGGCTACCCCATATCGCAATCGCGAGGTATTCGGTCCACATGCGGAACTAAGCGGCGCAATAACCCAGGTGCTCTACCAGCGAAGTGCCATTCAAAGCAACTGGCTGTTGCATCGGGCAGAAGCCGCCCTGAGAGATTCGCAGCCGGATGCCATCAAATGCATAGTGCTCGCAGGGACGATGCCAAGCGACGAGACGCAAAGGCGAAGCTTCGAACTCTTTCGGAACGCCTGTAAAGACGTTGAGGTCGTGACGTTCGATGAGCTACTCGGCAAACTGCGGCTCTTGCTTCAACATCTAACTCCGTCAAGCGGAACAACCGAAGACACCGTGCCGTTTTAA
- a CDS encoding SIR2 family protein → MAISFVRPRFVPMRFTPTGPSIPDELLTARDAGDVLFFCGAGVSKASAGLPDFYRLAEMVMDELGAIQTSPPRQVFAATRKLQEEIQNPGIGGLVAADRLFSLLERDFDAIDVRAAVAKSLKPVVDSSSALTPHRTLLDLSRGPTGEPRLVTTNFDLLFEQCDATLPQFSPPHLPDPRREQDFRGIVHLHGRVNDSYTAAHDNELVMSSADFGYAYLSEGWATRYINLLLQRYQIVFVGYSADDPPIQYLLEALSRFSTPGNAMYAFQSGDTAQAGALWAHKGVTPIAYSSDHQHAALWESLEQWAIRARDVDAWNDDVLCKAMSGPVALEPHERGIVAHLASTLDGASRIAAAQVPIPAEWLFVFDRNARYFGPPQEPRILLSNDIPPFFDTVCLDSDEPPIRDEDLTLNASSMPAEAWDAFEINRGDIAVVGPESVAGWRDCQHPDLPHRLRSLQQWLLRVSHQPSALIWAAGISALHPGIISRLQYRLRFDSAKYSPKLRSDWQFVLSSLSQHRSDPDHQKYSVEGKASVSGWTASLVQEAMRLYRPQLRVEPSHGVSAFCGAAEQDLIHVSLDYVRPHSEIDIPPHQRKYALSLLRQEIEHAIRLEREINPDFYSYLHTLVRNDGAPGDRDSHGITGHVVAYIGLLFALADVDAAGARLEVSHWGDSDDISTRIRIVAASRSDLASPAEAANAYLNLTDVDFWDDAHERDLLISIRARWPELPPNAQEQLTNRILNGEIPYDGVANDTKVRCRLGRVQWLKKHGIDIEASHSDKIDELRNLVPDWTEDAAFFTGRPKFEVFSVDQDTALAPLAGVMLVDIVAKVEEIRNQQPRHLHTVSEPFLGLVNHSPSKALKALVLAQRKGIYHPWTWATLLNKEHASPRLVYALAARLSRLSPHQLRQVVREAANWLRRNTQRLDSISHQMFWDLWQACAESLRCEPFDDPAGKRNRSWIEQSVDSAAARLAESAFLVDSDLDTPVILSELTTRIVQLLQLPAPFRQHAIFRIAMRFEVFFAKDSQWTTETLLPLSSSQGNDSAAFWQGYLYRTTTLSPKAFALFKDVLISHVRDRTLLKGGSALIAATLLDRWMQRTEAACAEEAMSDSELREILVLSDEEFRDELVRTLARWTKESPAKYDDQVLYFLEKVWPLQKVVKNARMTARLVDLAFAVSDRFSEAVKLIVPKVVIAPRELSMRYYKVDERVVQSHGPALVDLLWQTLPTAASMWPDDVDNLLTELQRLPTLNGSAKLSTLLRRSKYRR, encoded by the coding sequence TTGGCGATCTCCTTTGTCAGACCCCGCTTCGTTCCCATGCGCTTTACTCCTACTGGCCCCTCAATACCCGATGAACTGCTAACCGCCCGCGATGCCGGTGACGTTCTGTTTTTTTGCGGAGCGGGTGTTTCGAAGGCGAGCGCTGGGCTCCCGGATTTTTACCGTCTCGCCGAAATGGTGATGGACGAACTCGGCGCAATTCAAACTAGCCCACCTCGGCAAGTATTTGCAGCTACAAGAAAGCTCCAGGAAGAAATTCAGAATCCTGGCATTGGAGGCTTGGTTGCAGCTGACCGACTTTTCTCGCTGCTTGAACGAGACTTCGACGCGATCGACGTGCGAGCCGCTGTCGCTAAGTCCCTGAAACCGGTAGTCGATTCATCATCTGCGCTCACACCCCACCGTACTCTCCTAGACCTCTCAAGAGGGCCCACTGGAGAGCCGCGCCTGGTCACAACGAACTTTGACCTGCTATTTGAGCAATGCGATGCGACTCTCCCTCAGTTCAGCCCTCCCCATCTTCCAGACCCACGCCGCGAGCAAGACTTCCGCGGCATCGTCCATCTACATGGTCGGGTCAACGACTCTTACACAGCAGCGCATGACAACGAACTTGTCATGTCGAGCGCCGATTTTGGGTATGCCTATCTGTCGGAGGGATGGGCGACACGCTACATCAATCTTCTGCTGCAGAGATATCAGATCGTGTTTGTCGGCTATTCAGCAGATGACCCACCGATCCAGTACCTGCTCGAAGCGCTAAGCCGCTTCTCCACGCCAGGGAACGCCATGTATGCATTCCAGTCTGGTGACACGGCGCAGGCCGGTGCATTGTGGGCGCACAAGGGTGTTACTCCGATTGCCTACAGTAGCGACCACCAACATGCCGCACTATGGGAATCCCTAGAGCAATGGGCCATTCGCGCACGGGATGTGGATGCCTGGAACGACGATGTCTTGTGCAAGGCCATGTCTGGCCCTGTTGCCCTCGAACCTCATGAGCGCGGCATAGTCGCGCATCTCGCCTCGACACTGGACGGTGCCAGCAGGATCGCTGCTGCGCAAGTTCCGATCCCCGCAGAGTGGTTGTTTGTTTTTGATCGCAACGCCAGGTACTTCGGGCCACCCCAAGAACCCCGAATCTTGCTAAGCAATGATATTCCGCCATTCTTCGATACCGTCTGCCTCGACTCCGACGAGCCACCAATTCGGGACGAAGACTTGACCCTGAATGCTTCGAGCATGCCCGCTGAGGCGTGGGACGCGTTCGAGATCAACCGCGGGGATATCGCAGTCGTTGGACCAGAGTCTGTGGCTGGCTGGCGTGATTGCCAACATCCAGACTTGCCGCACCGGCTCAGATCCCTGCAGCAATGGTTGCTTAGAGTGTCGCACCAACCAAGCGCCTTGATCTGGGCCGCCGGCATCAGCGCCCTGCATCCGGGCATTATTTCGCGGCTACAGTACAGACTCCGTTTCGACTCGGCCAAGTATTCTCCTAAGCTTCGGAGTGATTGGCAGTTCGTCCTTTCTTCCCTTAGTCAGCACCGGTCCGATCCGGACCACCAAAAGTACTCCGTCGAAGGCAAAGCCAGCGTCAGCGGCTGGACAGCAAGCTTGGTACAGGAAGCGATGCGGCTGTATCGGCCACAGCTACGCGTGGAGCCGTCACACGGGGTGTCCGCATTTTGTGGAGCAGCCGAGCAAGATCTGATACATGTCAGCCTCGATTATGTCAGGCCTCACAGCGAGATTGATATTCCACCTCATCAGAGGAAATACGCTCTGTCGCTACTCAGACAAGAGATTGAACACGCTATACGCCTGGAGCGGGAGATCAATCCCGATTTCTACAGCTACCTACATACTCTCGTCCGCAATGACGGGGCACCAGGAGACCGCGATTCGCATGGAATCACTGGACACGTGGTTGCCTACATTGGACTGCTATTTGCGCTCGCCGATGTCGATGCAGCAGGCGCACGTCTCGAGGTATCGCACTGGGGGGACTCTGACGACATTTCCACTCGAATCAGGATTGTGGCCGCTTCAAGATCCGATCTTGCGTCGCCGGCGGAAGCCGCGAATGCTTACTTGAACTTGACGGACGTTGATTTCTGGGATGACGCGCACGAACGAGATCTGCTTATCAGCATCAGAGCTCGATGGCCCGAACTCCCGCCAAACGCCCAAGAGCAATTGACCAATCGCATACTCAACGGCGAAATTCCATACGATGGTGTGGCCAACGACACGAAGGTGAGATGCCGACTTGGTCGCGTTCAATGGCTAAAGAAGCATGGCATAGATATCGAAGCAAGCCATTCGGACAAGATCGACGAACTTCGCAATCTGGTTCCGGATTGGACTGAAGATGCAGCATTTTTTACAGGACGTCCGAAATTCGAGGTCTTTTCTGTTGACCAAGATACAGCGTTGGCTCCACTTGCGGGAGTTATGCTGGTAGACATCGTTGCCAAGGTGGAAGAGATTCGCAATCAACAGCCTCGCCATCTACATACCGTAAGCGAGCCCTTCCTTGGGCTTGTAAATCACAGTCCATCGAAGGCACTTAAAGCGCTGGTACTGGCCCAAAGAAAGGGAATCTATCACCCTTGGACGTGGGCGACACTGTTGAACAAGGAACATGCATCTCCGCGATTGGTGTACGCGCTCGCAGCGCGACTTTCGCGCCTCTCGCCACACCAACTCAGACAAGTGGTACGCGAAGCGGCCAATTGGTTGCGGCGCAATACCCAGCGTCTTGATTCCATTAGTCACCAGATGTTTTGGGATCTGTGGCAAGCCTGCGCTGAAAGCCTCCGCTGCGAGCCATTCGATGACCCCGCTGGCAAACGTAACAGGAGTTGGATTGAGCAGAGTGTGGACAGTGCGGCCGCCCGGCTCGCCGAGTCGGCTTTTTTGGTCGACAGCGACTTGGATACTCCTGTGATTCTTTCCGAATTGACGACCCGCATTGTGCAACTCTTGCAGCTGCCGGCCCCTTTTCGGCAGCACGCAATATTCCGCATCGCGATGCGTTTCGAGGTCTTCTTCGCGAAGGATAGTCAATGGACCACAGAGACGTTGCTACCGCTATCTTCATCTCAAGGCAACGATTCGGCAGCATTTTGGCAGGGCTACCTTTACCGCACTACTACCCTTTCTCCCAAGGCATTCGCCTTGTTCAAGGATGTCTTAATCAGTCACGTGCGAGATAGAACTTTATTGAAAGGTGGCAGTGCGCTAATTGCAGCAACACTTCTTGATCGTTGGATGCAAAGAACCGAGGCTGCTTGCGCCGAGGAAGCAATGTCTGACTCAGAGCTACGCGAGATCTTGGTGCTCTCGGATGAAGAGTTCCGCGACGAGCTAGTTCGGACACTTGCAAGATGGACGAAGGAGTCTCCCGCCAAGTATGACGACCAAGTCCTCTACTTTCTGGAGAAAGTATGGCCGCTGCAGAAGGTCGTGAAAAATGCTCGTATGACTGCCCGGCTTGTGGATCTTGCTTTCGCGGTTTCCGACAGGTTCAGTGAGGCGGTCAAACTCATCGTTCCAAAAGTGGTAATCGCACCGCGGGAACTATCGATGCGATATTACAAGGTCGACGAACGGGTCGTTCAGAGCCACGGCCCGGCATTAGTCGACCTCCTTTGGCAAACACTACCGACAGCGGCGTCGATGTGGCCGGACGATGTCGACAACCTACTGACAGAACTCCAGAGACTACCGACATTAAATGGATCGGCTAAGCTCTCGACACTACTTCGTCGGTCAAAGTATCGCAGGTGA
- a CDS encoding DUF5623 domain-containing protein yields MSRRSTPPSTVAGIKRLGIEIKREHEISHSLALDLAAKEAGFQNFRHASSVLSAPVVADTNHTAHLTAYWVKPRGEYFERGRLTLSVQLSKPLDQTVSRHQLMSARHLAGFRIEAQDHLELKLDIPREEEGARETLEAAARTLRFLAATGLRPATTQRERWPLLSRFETLPGADHYSLWIDRNGDWIYMDEPYNKPELAERASWSERNGMTMVRPAWEGLYSPQLTVPFFFCDNETVATSVADAIARLTNGTPGTWEVGSYDSEFVSPARAALDRPRRRRPMPAVPGLIRNGALPYGNAVGGSRSLWRPAKPMGVSSHREAAYLLKALLVSDLEYRQTMAVGKVRSTLDNWISLEHKAGLGESLDLYYGGANGRPLLDGPSRLAAVRRVREILSAGYQSCRPREFVLNSLSIVEAALKRETS; encoded by the coding sequence ATGAGTCGTCGTTCTACCCCTCCCTCTACTGTGGCTGGAATCAAGCGCTTGGGCATCGAGATCAAGCGCGAGCACGAGATTTCCCATAGCTTGGCTCTGGACTTGGCCGCCAAGGAAGCCGGCTTCCAGAACTTCCGCCATGCCTCATCTGTGCTGTCGGCACCCGTGGTCGCTGACACAAATCATACGGCCCACCTTACGGCCTATTGGGTCAAGCCGCGAGGCGAGTATTTCGAGCGCGGCCGGCTTACTTTGTCAGTCCAGCTGTCCAAGCCCCTTGATCAGACTGTATCCAGGCATCAGCTCATGAGCGCCAGGCACTTAGCCGGCTTTCGCATCGAGGCCCAGGATCATCTTGAGTTAAAGCTCGATATCCCACGGGAGGAAGAGGGCGCTCGTGAAACGTTGGAAGCTGCGGCGCGGACGCTGCGTTTCTTGGCTGCGACTGGATTGCGTCCGGCTACCACCCAAAGGGAGCGCTGGCCGCTACTTTCGCGATTCGAGACGTTGCCTGGTGCCGATCACTATTCCCTGTGGATCGACCGCAACGGCGATTGGATCTATATGGACGAACCGTATAACAAGCCGGAGCTTGCGGAGCGTGCCAGTTGGTCAGAGCGCAATGGAATGACGATGGTTCGCCCCGCGTGGGAAGGTCTCTACTCCCCTCAACTGACGGTTCCTTTTTTCTTCTGCGATAACGAAACTGTCGCAACCAGTGTGGCGGATGCCATCGCACGGCTAACGAACGGTACTCCTGGCACGTGGGAGGTGGGCAGCTACGACAGTGAATTTGTCAGTCCCGCGCGTGCCGCATTGGATAGGCCCCGTCGGCGGCGGCCGATGCCGGCTGTGCCGGGCCTTATTCGCAATGGAGCCTTGCCATACGGCAACGCTGTTGGAGGAAGCCGGTCGCTATGGCGGCCAGCCAAACCAATGGGCGTGTCGAGCCACCGCGAGGCTGCGTATTTGCTGAAGGCGCTTTTGGTCTCCGATCTTGAGTACCGCCAAACGATGGCGGTAGGAAAAGTCCGATCCACGTTGGACAATTGGATTTCGTTGGAGCACAAGGCAGGCCTTGGCGAGAGTCTGGATCTTTATTACGGAGGCGCAAATGGCAGGCCTCTTCTGGACGGTCCCTCCAGGCTCGCGGCAGTGCGGCGTGTACGCGAAATTCTGTCTGCTGGGTACCAATCCTGTCGGCCGAGAGAGTTCGTGCTAAACAGCCTTTCTATCGTGGAGGCCGCGCTGAAGAGGGAGACTTCGTAA
- a CDS encoding transposase, whose amino-acid sequence MKETSAVCHALLQTPAFFALLRRIDEDLMKVARDRGCCHCGSVLHSANYPRKPRGCPPAAHPDCNTRLSLCCAGCRKRMTPDSVRFLGRRVWLAIVLVLRSSRATGACLDGLPAISWATLKRWRQWWTETFPKTPVGRWLRGLIPPTPEPFIYPDCLLQSVEHDSEDERLAAVLLLLLGPA is encoded by the coding sequence ATGAAGGAGACCTCAGCAGTGTGCCATGCCTTGCTACAAACGCCAGCGTTTTTTGCCCTGTTGCGCCGGATCGACGAAGACTTGATGAAGGTGGCGCGAGACAGGGGCTGCTGCCATTGCGGCTCTGTGCTGCACAGTGCCAACTATCCGCGTAAGCCGCGCGGATGCCCACCGGCAGCACACCCGGACTGCAATACGCGCCTGAGCCTGTGCTGTGCCGGATGCCGCAAACGCATGACGCCCGATTCGGTGCGCTTTCTCGGCCGGCGTGTCTGGCTGGCCATTGTCCTGGTACTGCGATCGAGCCGTGCCACTGGCGCCTGCCTGGACGGCCTGCCGGCGATCAGTTGGGCCACGCTCAAGCGCTGGCGTCAGTGGTGGACCGAGACCTTCCCCAAGACCCCCGTCGGTCGGTGGCTGCGTGGCCTCATCCCGCCAACGCCCGAGCCGTTCATCTATCCCGACTGCCTGCTGCAATCGGTCGAGCACGACAGCGAAGACGAGCGTCTGGCCGCGGTGTTGCTTCTGCTGCTGGGCCCGGCCTGA
- a CDS encoding IS481 family transposase: MSLSIDHRNRWARLRFSVIGPLLASPPAKGELQQAFQALAAKVWRHPITGADVQFGASSIERWYYRARHVQDPVDQLKNRLRDDCGHFVSLSPAIIEALVEQYRQHPGWTMQLHYDNLRVATKDGPDTLPSYTTVCRYLKAQGLVRKPTPRSSTDGAIAAAARREAREVRSYEVDHVAALWHLDFHHGSRKVLTPDGQWHKPLLLCIMDDHSRLVCHLQWFLDETTASLVHGVSQAIMKRGLPRAIMTDNGAAMMADEFVEGLASLGILHQTTLPYSPYQNAKQERFWGQLESRLMAMLEGESHLTLEQLNLATQAWVEQEYHHKEHAELEATPLQRYLSCADVSRPSPEALALRRAFRIRQHRRQRRTDGTFTLDGVRFEIPGAYRHLEQVCLSYARWDLSQVDLIDARIGAILAAVFPLDKSANADARRAHLTAKGASPANEEPAQAGTAPLLRQLLAEHAATGLPPAYLPPAPTKL, translated from the coding sequence ATGTCACTATCGATTGATCATCGCAACCGATGGGCGCGCTTGCGCTTCTCGGTCATTGGCCCTTTGCTGGCTTCGCCGCCTGCCAAAGGAGAATTGCAGCAAGCGTTCCAGGCACTGGCCGCCAAGGTCTGGCGGCACCCCATCACCGGCGCCGACGTTCAGTTCGGCGCGTCTTCCATCGAACGCTGGTATTACCGGGCCCGTCACGTCCAGGATCCGGTCGATCAACTCAAGAACCGACTGCGCGACGATTGCGGCCACTTCGTCAGTCTGAGCCCAGCCATCATCGAAGCGCTGGTCGAGCAGTACCGTCAGCACCCCGGCTGGACCATGCAGTTGCATTACGACAACCTGCGCGTCGCGACCAAGGATGGCCCGGACACGCTGCCGTCCTACACCACGGTGTGCCGGTATCTGAAGGCGCAGGGTCTGGTGCGCAAGCCAACCCCGCGCTCGAGCACGGATGGGGCCATCGCTGCTGCGGCTCGCCGCGAGGCACGCGAGGTGCGTAGCTACGAGGTCGACCACGTGGCCGCGCTCTGGCACCTGGACTTCCACCATGGTTCGCGCAAGGTGCTCACCCCCGATGGGCAGTGGCACAAGCCGCTGCTGCTCTGCATTATGGACGACCATTCGCGGCTGGTCTGCCACCTGCAGTGGTTCCTCGACGAGACCACTGCCTCGCTGGTGCACGGCGTCTCGCAGGCGATCATGAAGCGAGGGCTGCCGCGGGCCATCATGACCGATAACGGCGCAGCCATGATGGCCGACGAGTTCGTCGAGGGGCTGGCCAGTCTGGGCATCCTGCACCAGACTACCTTGCCCTACAGCCCATACCAGAATGCCAAGCAGGAACGCTTCTGGGGACAGCTCGAGTCCCGGCTGATGGCCATGCTCGAAGGTGAGTCGCACCTCACCCTGGAGCAATTGAACCTCGCCACGCAGGCCTGGGTCGAGCAGGAATACCACCACAAGGAACACGCCGAACTCGAGGCGACGCCTCTGCAGCGCTACCTGTCCTGTGCCGACGTCTCGCGCCCCAGTCCCGAGGCGCTGGCCTTGCGCCGGGCCTTCCGTATCCGCCAGCATCGCCGCCAGCGCAGAACCGACGGCACCTTCACGTTGGACGGCGTGCGCTTCGAGATCCCCGGCGCTTACCGCCACCTCGAGCAAGTCTGCCTGAGCTACGCGCGCTGGGATCTCTCCCAAGTCGACCTGATCGATGCGCGCATCGGCGCGATCCTGGCCGCCGTGTTCCCGCTGGACAAGTCTGCCAATGCCGACGCACGGCGCGCGCATCTCACGGCCAAGGGTGCCTCGCCTGCTAACGAGGAACCCGCGCAGGCTGGCACTGCGCCGCTGCTGCGTCAGTTGCTCGCCGAACACGCCGCCACCGGCCTGCCGCCGGCCTATCTCCCACCCGCACCCACCAAGCTATGA